The following proteins are encoded in a genomic region of Pectinophora gossypiella chromosome 6, ilPecGoss1.1, whole genome shotgun sequence:
- the LOC126367686 gene encoding uncharacterized protein LOC126367686, whose product MNALLDYGTSSSDSEEEEPKKPTSVESTKPKLPKPALGESSLQTSVFSNPFAEAELAKAAILEKHVKMVPGKDETLMINGKKICWNYRKGRCRFGHNCKYAHDSDIQKTTDELDAEKQKLNTVVCEGSGTMTSAPPPQAPLDPKLPTDDELWEGGPERKKKRPGLSQGLVPGKKVLQMYQDQKKKDINKKKS is encoded by the exons ATGAACGCTTTATTGGACTATGGCACGTCGTCCAGCGATTCTGAAGAAGAAGAACCCAAGAAGCC GACCTCGGTTGAAAGTACAAAACCAAAGCTACCAAAACCGGCTCTAGGAGAAAGCTCACTACAAACTTCTGTGTTCTCCAATCCATTTGCTGAAGCTGAATTAGCCAAGGCAgctatcctcgaaaaacatgtTAAAATG GTTCCAGGTAAAGATGAAACTCTCATGATTAATGGCAAGAAGATTTGTTGGAACTACCGGAAGGGAAGATGCCGGTTTGGCCATAACTGCAAGTACGCACATGACTCGGACATTCAGAAAACAACTGATGAACTGGATGCAGAAAAACAA AAATTGAACACAGTTGTTTGTGAAGGCTCTGGCACAATGACCTCAGCACCACCCCCACAGGCACCTCTAGATCCCAAACTACCCACAGATGATGAACTTTGGGAAGGAGGGCCAGAAAGGAAGAAGAAAAGACCAGGTCTAAGCCAAGGCTTAGTGCCAGGGAAGAAAGTGTTGCAGATGTACCAAGACCAGAAAAAGAAAGATatcaataaaaagaaatcataa
- the LOC126367685 gene encoding TRPL translocation defect protein 14 isoform X2, whose protein sequence is MIQIENTFFELGQSCQRNCLIICDRGAMDASAFIPKEQWEAIMSSNNWNNVELRDNRYNQIVHMVSAANGAEDFYSIEEHVCRSEGMELARELDYKAASAWIGHPYFDVIDNSTDFDKKMNRLIACVCQRIGIETGDRLNLNSKKRKFLVKTPLAPDTEFPPFQDFDVVHNYLHSDVRKAQVRLRKRGQKGHWSYIHTLRKFHPTGQSVEVRTQLTHRDYLNLLPQRDDAHFTIFKKRRCFIYNNQYYQLDIYRQPTHPRCRGLVLLETYSAAYDQDALLATLPKFLTIVKEVTGDPAYSMFNLSLKEDWKTSKKYYSGNESHGKTKLAMNGRDSDKVNGSGTNVLSDNNKKVNGHDGANTNGFAGKLNGHDGAPVNGHAAAAAPLPTAFTNGHGVDLQTPKIPKKVALKI, encoded by the exons TTATACCTAAAGAGCAGTGGGAGGCGATAATGTCTTCAAACAACTGGAACAACGTGGAGCTCAGAGACAACAGATACAACCAGATCGTGCACATGGTCTCAGCCGCCAACGGCGCCGAGGACTTCTACTCCATCGAG GAACATGTCTGCCGATCAGAGGGCATGGAGCTGGCTCGCGAGCTGGACTACAAAGCGGCGTCCGCGTGGATCGGGCACCCGTACTTCGACGTGATCGACAACTCCACCGACTTCGACAAGAAGATGAACCGGCTGATAGCGTGCGTCTGCCAGAGGATCGGCATTGAGACCGGCGACCGGCTTAACCTCAACTCGAAGAAGAGGAAGTTCCTGGTCAAAACTCCCCTCGCGCCCGACACGGAGTTCCCCCCGTTCCAGGACTTCGACGTCGTTCACAACTACTTGCACAGCGATGTGCGTAAGGCGCAAGTCAGGCTGCGTAAGCGCGGTCAGAAGGGCCACTGGTCGTACATCCACACGCTGCGCAAGTTCCACCCCACCGGTCAGTCGGTGGAGGTGCGCACGCAGCTGACGCACCGCGACTACCTCAACCTGCTCCCCCAGCGCGACGACGCTCACTTCACCATCTTCAAGAAACGCCGCTGCTTCATCTACAACAATCAGTATTACCAGCTGGATATATACAGGCAGCCCACGCATCCAAG GTGCCGGGGATTGGTACTGTTAGAAACGTATAGCGCGGCGTATGACCAGGACGCGCTGCTAGCGACGTTGCCAAAGTTCCTCACGATCGTGAAGGAGGTGACCGGCGACCCTGCCTACTCCATGTTCAACCTCTCCTTGAAGGAAGACTGGAAGACCTCGAAAAAGTATTACTCTGGCAATGAAAGCCATG GGAAAACTAAGTTGGCGATGAACGGTCGTGACAGTGACAAAGTCAATGGTTCTGGTACCAATGTCCTGAGcgacaataataaaaaagtgaacGGCCACGATGGGGCGAACACGAATGGGTTCGCTGGGAAACTGAACGGGCACGATGGCGCGCCAGTGAACGGGCAcgcggccgccgccgcgccgctgcccaCTGCCTTCACCAACGGACACGGAGTCGATCTCCAAACACCAAAGATTCCCAAGAAGGTCGCTCTTAAGATATAA